One Solibacillus sp. R5-41 DNA segment encodes these proteins:
- the panB gene encoding 3-methyl-2-oxobutanoate hydroxymethyltransferase, which yields MKSTTQFIKMKEQGKKIVMITAYDFPAAKFAEAADVDMILVGDSLGMVVLGYDSTMPVTVDDMIHHSKAVRRGAQNTFIVVDMPFGTYHGDPNDALKTAVRIMQETNANAVKVEGAGEVLKVIERLTQAGIPVVAHLGLLPQSAGVLGGYKVQGKTAEQAEKLLQDARAVEQAGACAVVLECIPHQLTEAVSNILTIPTIGIGAGKEADGQVLVYHDLLQYGKHHIPKFVGAFAQVGDEIERGIMDYTNAVREAIFPTLAHSFTMNEEELTQLYGGVIK from the coding sequence ATGAAGTCAACAACACAATTTATCAAAATGAAAGAACAGGGCAAAAAAATTGTCATGATTACAGCATATGACTTTCCTGCGGCGAAATTTGCAGAAGCAGCGGATGTCGATATGATTTTAGTAGGAGATTCTTTAGGGATGGTCGTACTAGGCTATGATTCCACAATGCCTGTCACAGTGGACGATATGATTCACCATAGTAAAGCCGTTCGTCGTGGCGCGCAAAATACATTTATTGTCGTTGATATGCCGTTTGGTACGTATCATGGCGATCCCAATGATGCGTTAAAAACGGCTGTTCGCATCATGCAGGAGACGAATGCGAATGCCGTAAAAGTTGAGGGTGCTGGGGAAGTCCTAAAAGTGATCGAAAGGCTGACGCAAGCAGGAATTCCTGTCGTGGCACATTTAGGTTTACTTCCACAATCAGCAGGCGTACTAGGTGGCTATAAAGTGCAAGGGAAAACTGCGGAGCAAGCAGAAAAGTTACTGCAAGATGCTCGTGCAGTTGAGCAGGCAGGTGCTTGTGCGGTTGTATTAGAATGCATTCCTCACCAACTAACAGAAGCTGTATCAAACATTTTAACGATTCCTACAATTGGGATTGGTGCAGGAAAAGAAGCAGACGGACAGGTGCTTGTATACCATGATTTATTGCAATATGGAAAGCACCATATTCCAAAATTTGTTGGAGCATTTGCCCAAGTTGGGGACGAGATTGAGCGCGGTATAATGGATTATACAAATGCGGTAAGGGAAGCGATTTTCCCTACTTTAGCACATAGCTTCACGATGAATGAAGAAGAATTAACACAGTTGTATGGAGGCGTAATTAAATGA
- the panC gene encoding pantoate--beta-alanine ligase, whose protein sequence is MNVIHTIDALRRIIFENKQKGKRIGLVPTMGFLHEGHLTLATQARAENDVVIMSIFVNPTQFGPNEDFESYPRNLERDTMLAASVGVDFIFAPTVEEMYPHDGGIFIRAGHQATLLCGASRPGHFDGVLQVVAKLFNLIQPNYAYFGQKDAQQVAIIQTMVRDYNIPVELRIVPVVRENDGLAKSSRNVYLTATERSQAPAIQQALQLAKREFIESGNVDKSIQLAVKIIEANMDGSIDYLTILSYPDLTEVTSETEQVLLAVAVYIGKTRLIDNLIFSLKGEPAHV, encoded by the coding sequence ATGAATGTGATCCATACAATTGATGCATTAAGAAGAATTATTTTTGAAAACAAGCAAAAAGGTAAGCGTATTGGACTTGTGCCTACAATGGGTTTTTTACACGAAGGGCATTTAACACTTGCCACACAGGCACGTGCAGAAAATGATGTCGTTATTATGAGTATTTTTGTCAATCCAACACAGTTTGGTCCGAATGAAGACTTTGAATCATACCCGCGCAATTTAGAGCGAGATACAATGTTGGCAGCATCCGTAGGGGTAGATTTTATTTTTGCTCCTACTGTTGAGGAAATGTATCCACATGATGGCGGTATCTTCATTCGCGCAGGTCATCAAGCGACATTACTTTGTGGTGCAAGCCGTCCGGGTCATTTTGATGGTGTGCTACAAGTCGTTGCAAAATTATTTAATCTCATTCAGCCAAACTATGCGTATTTTGGTCAAAAGGATGCACAACAAGTGGCGATTATTCAAACGATGGTACGCGATTACAATATTCCAGTAGAACTTCGAATTGTACCGGTTGTACGTGAAAATGACGGACTTGCAAAATCGAGCCGCAATGTGTATTTAACCGCAACTGAGCGATCTCAGGCACCAGCCATTCAGCAAGCTTTGCAATTAGCGAAACGCGAATTTATTGAGTCGGGAAATGTTGATAAGAGCATCCAACTAGCAGTAAAAATCATTGAAGCGAATATGGATGGGAGCATCGATTATTTAACGATCTTGTCATATCCAGATTTAACGGAAGTGACATCTGAAACCGAGCAGGTACTACTTGCAGTGGCTGTATATATTGGCAAAACACGTTTAATTGATAATTTAATCTTTTCATTAAAAGGGGAACCAGCTCATGTTTAG
- the panD gene encoding aspartate 1-decarboxylase, with product MFRMMMNSKIHRAQVTQADLNYVGSITIDQDILDAVGMLPNEKVHIVNNNNGARFETYIIAGARGSGVICVNGAAARLVQKGDIVIIISYVYVDNKEVAEHHPTVAIMGDNNVIEQMIDYEPEATVM from the coding sequence ATGTTTAGAATGATGATGAATAGTAAAATTCACCGTGCTCAAGTTACACAGGCAGATTTAAATTATGTAGGCTCTATTACAATTGATCAAGACATCTTGGATGCGGTTGGGATGCTTCCAAACGAGAAAGTGCATATTGTAAACAATAATAATGGCGCACGATTTGAAACGTATATTATTGCAGGTGCGCGCGGTTCAGGTGTAATTTGCGTGAATGGAGCCGCAGCACGACTTGTTCAAAAAGGTGATATTGTCATTATTATTTCGTATGTGTATGTGGATAATAAAGAAGTAGCTGAACACCATCCAACTGTGGCGATTATGGGTGACAATAATGTGATTGAGCAAATGATTGATTACGAGCCGGAAGCAACAGTGATGTAA
- a CDS encoding response regulator transcription factor encodes MISIIQFILFCRINYAPLVQNANSYIQLNNDFSTEQKLTLTQFVDEFLLFIIKQHDVQSDEALQVQMDLFLQMQFHDLSDELMNDFRMIFEQATIRLLFHQKHPKTEQIFLFVSNRMHLFLSQYYCNRKKPSEEPPQDVQALQSFSELLIHSSGPDELPWLIEQIKNLFHFKRCVFYEYIPWSNEFRGLFGENLKTVQSIKGRRSSTLPFFNSSNPIYLKHPQKYIDEWMIQDFKLSSMIFIPVRHSDQLFGWLELDQIGIEFPYNKQQLDTLRVVGERLALMLNRKPASQQSNQDKGLNDKEQTILYIISDGKSNKEIAEILFLSEFTVRDYVQKLLAKLDATNRTHLVKMAYQKGYLS; translated from the coding sequence ATGATTTCTATCATACAATTTATTCTTTTTTGTCGTATTAATTATGCACCCTTAGTACAAAATGCAAATTCTTATATTCAACTCAACAACGATTTTTCAACTGAACAAAAATTGACGTTGACACAATTTGTCGACGAGTTTTTACTTTTCATTATTAAGCAGCATGATGTTCAATCCGATGAAGCACTTCAGGTTCAAATGGACTTATTTTTACAAATGCAATTCCATGATCTGTCCGATGAATTGATGAATGATTTTCGAATGATTTTTGAACAAGCAACCATTCGTTTGCTATTTCATCAAAAACATCCAAAAACAGAGCAAATTTTTTTATTTGTATCCAATAGGATGCATTTATTTTTATCGCAATACTATTGCAATCGAAAGAAGCCATCTGAAGAGCCTCCTCAAGATGTTCAGGCACTTCAATCATTTAGTGAATTATTAATTCATAGTTCAGGACCGGATGAATTGCCCTGGCTTATTGAACAAATCAAAAATCTATTTCATTTTAAGCGCTGTGTTTTTTATGAATATATTCCGTGGTCAAATGAATTCCGAGGATTATTTGGTGAAAATTTAAAAACTGTTCAAAGTATTAAGGGAAGACGGTCTTCTACTTTACCTTTTTTTAATAGTTCCAATCCGATTTATTTAAAACATCCTCAAAAATATATCGATGAATGGATGATACAAGATTTTAAGCTTTCATCAATGATTTTTATCCCAGTTCGACATTCCGACCAATTATTTGGATGGCTTGAGCTCGATCAAATAGGCATTGAATTTCCCTATAATAAACAACAGCTTGATACGCTGAGAGTTGTCGGAGAACGATTAGCTTTAATGTTAAATCGGAAACCTGCAAGCCAGCAATCCAATCAGGATAAAGGATTAAATGATAAAGAACAGACAATTTTATATATAATTTCAGATGGCAAAAGCAATAAAGAAATTGCTGAAATTTTATTCTTAAGTGAGTTTACGGTCCGCGATTATGTTCAAAAGCTTTTAGCAAAACTAGATGCGACTAATCGAACACATCTTGTGAAAATGGCCTATCAAAAGGGGTATCTTTCATAA